From a single Arachis hypogaea cultivar Tifrunner chromosome 3, arahy.Tifrunner.gnm2.J5K5, whole genome shotgun sequence genomic region:
- the LOC112791784 gene encoding polygalacturonase At1g48100 isoform X1, producing MIGGFSLKSFTYIFVIAILIWCSNFESCIARRGRHWRHNNNRAFSSSLMKKKVKNYGNHNNNGGGSNSKPKPKSPSSPKSTPPPYKITPSLPPRIPNPDYPPSPPTKGYNNGGSSSTTFNVLDFGAKGDGNCDDTKAFEAAWAAACKVEASTMVVPADYTFYVGPISFSGPYCKPNIVFQVHTTTPSGKLDGTIVAPTNSKVWGGGMFQWLEFSKLVGITIQGNGVIDGRGSVWWKDQPYDDPIDDEEKLIVPLNHTMGKPPPMPVESELGVKMPGIKPTALRFYGSFYPTVTGITIQNSPQCHLKFDSCNGVLVHDVTISSPGDSPNTDGIHLQNSKDVLIYSSNLGCGDDCISIQTGCSNVYVHNVNCGPGHGISIGGLGKDNTRACVSNITVRDVNMHNTMNGVRIKTWQGGSGSVQGVQFSNIQVSEVQLPIVIDQFYCDKKSCSNQTAAVALAGINYEEIKGTYTVKPVHFACSDSLPCVDVSLTSIELKPVQEQYHLYDPFCWQTYGELKTPTLPPISCLQIGKPPNNRIQTDRDLC from the exons ATGATAGGTGGCTTTAGCTTAAAGAGCTTCACATACATTTTTGTAATTGCAATTCTTATTTGGTGTTCAAATTTTGAGTCATGCATTGCAAGGAGAGGGAGGCATTGGAGGCATAACAATAATAgagctttctcttcttctcttatgAAGAAAAAAGTCAAGAATTAtggtaatcataataataatggtggaggctcaaactcaaaaccaaaaccaaagtcTCCATCATCACCAAAGTCTACTCCACCACCATATAAAATCACTCCTTCATTACCACCACGAATTCCCAACCCAGATTACCCTCCAAGTCCTCCAACAAAAGGTTACAACAATGGTGGCTCTTCTTCTACCACATTTAATGTGCTAGATTTTGGAGCTAAGGGTGATGGAAATTGTGATGATACCAAG GCATTCGAAGCTGCGTGGGCAGCAGCATGTAAGGTAGAGGCATCAACCATGGTGGTACCAGCAGATTACACCTTCTACGTGGGGCCCATCTCATTCTCGGGCCCATACTGCAAGCCCAACATCGTTTTCCAGGTACACACAACCACCCCATCAGGAAAG CTTGATGGCACCATTGTTGCTCCAACAAACTCCAAAGTTTGGGGTGGAGGAATGTTCCAGTGGCTGGAATTCTCAAAGCTAGTGGGAATCACCATTCAAGGAAATGGTGTCATTGATGGAAGAGGCTCAGTTTGGTGGAAAGACCAACCATATGATGACCCTATAGATGATGAAGAAAAGCTCATAGTCCCATTGAACCACACAATGGGGAAGCCACCACCAATGCCA GTTGAAAGTGAGCTTGGAGTAAAGATGCCAGGCATCAAGCCAACT GCATTAAGGTTCTACGGGAGTTTTTACCCAACTGTCACAGGCATAACTATTCAGAATAGTCCACAATGCCATCTCAAGTTTGACAGCTGCAATGGAGTCCTGGTCCATGATGTGACCATATCATCGCCGGGCGATAGCCCCAACACAGATGGAATTCACCTTCAGAACTCTAAAGATGTTCTCATCTATAGCAGCAACCTTGGATGTG GAGATGATTGTATTTCCATACAAACTGGGTGCTCAAATGTATATGTACACAATGTCAATTGTGGACCAGGACATGGAATCAGCATTGGGGGCCTAGGAAAGGATAACACCAGAGCCTGTGTCTCAAACATTACTGTCAGAGATGTCAACATGCACAACACAATGAATGGTGTCAGAATCAAAACATGGCag GGTGGATCAGGTTCTGTGCAAGGAGTACAATTCTCAAACATTCAAGTTTCCGAAGTTCAGCTCCCTATTGTGATCGATCAATTCTACTGCGATAAAAAATCCTGCTCGAACCAAACAGCCGCTGTGGCGCTAGCAGGAATCAATTATGAAGAGATAAAGGGAACATACACAGTTAAGCCAGTACACTTTGCATGTAGTGATAGCCTGCCTTGCGTTGATGTTTCTTTGACCTCAATCGAGTTAAAACCAGTTCAAGAACAATACCACCTGTATGATCCATTCTGCTGGCAAACTTATGGTGAATTAAAAACTCCGACACTGCCACCAATTTCTTGCCTTCAGATTGGGAAGCCGCCGAACAATCGGATTCAGACAGATCGTGATTTATGTTGA
- the LOC112791785 gene encoding 1,4-dihydroxy-2-naphthoyl-CoA synthase, peroxisomal isoform X2 yields MAEKKNLLVLNTVIRRLTSIVNHLGASSQSDRPSLHPHNQLQLGLCDSSTSRNDSYERVHGDVPSHDVVWRVIASDADSDKEFTDIIYEKAVGEGIAKISINRPERRNAFRPNTVKELIRAFNDARHDSSIGVVILTGKGTKAFCSGGDQALRTADGYSDNEDIGSLNVLDLQAVIRRLPKPVIAMVGSFDAGYGSSIMSRLVGPKKAREIWFLTRFYTADEAEKMGLVNTVVPLENLEKETIKWCREILRNSPTALRILKSALNAVDDGHAGLQEMAGNATLIFYGTEEAIEGRTAFMQRRRPDFSKFHRRP; encoded by the exons ATGGCAGAGAAGAAGAACCTGCTTGTACTTAACACCGTGATCAGGAGACTCACCTCCATAGTCAACCACCTTGGTGCCTCTTCTCAATCTGATCGCCCTTCTCTTCATCCCCACAATCAACTCCAACTTGGCCTCTGTGACTCTTCAACTTCCCGGAATGATAGCTACGAACGTGTTCACGGTGATGTTCCCTCCCACGACGTCGTTTGGAGGGTCATAGCTTCCGATGCTGACTCCGACAAGGAGTTCACTGACATCATCTACGAGAAGGCTGTTGGGGAAGGCATAGCCAAG ATTAGTATTAATAGGCCTGAGAGAAGGAATGCCTTTCGACCCAATACAGTTAAGGAACTTATTCGTGCTTTCAATGATGCCAGGCATGATAGCTCTATTGGGGTTGTCATTCTTACTGGCAAG GGGACCAAGGCATTTTGTAGTGGTGGTGACCAAGCTTTGAGGACAGCAGATGGTTATTCTGATAATGAAGATATTGGTAGCCTTAATGTGTTGGACTTGCAG GCAGTGATTCGCCGCCTTCCAAAACCAGTAATCGCAATG GTGGGAAGCTTTGATGCTGGTTATGGAAGTTCCATCATGTCCAGATTG GTAGGTCCAAAAAAAGCACGTGAAATATGGTTTCTCACTAGATTCTATACAGCTGATGAAGCAGAGAAAATGGGCCTTGTTAATACTGTTGTGCCA CTTGAGAATCTAGAAAAAGAAACGATAAAATGGTGTCGGGAGATACTCAGGAACAGCCCAACTGCACTTCGAATTCTCAAGTCAGCGCTTAATGCAGTGGACGATGGGCATGCTGGACTTCAG GAAATGGCTGGAAATGCAACCCTGATATTTTATGGCACTGAAGAAGCTATTGAGGGAAGGACTGCATTTATGCAACGCAGACGCCCTGATTTTTCCAAGTTTCATCGGCGACCTTGA
- the LOC112791782 gene encoding probable polygalacturonase At1g80170 yields MDKFFLVSLFCLLIAAHGVTGTLTCDNIAMLDELANMDTEENEIELSDIPSWTSERGGKVLVNVDSFGAAGDGESDDTEAFRKAWNVSCSTPNSVFLVPQGRRYLVNATKFIGPCKGTLIIQIDGTIVAPDEPKNWDSKLARVWLDFSKLEKAVFQGAGVIDGSGKKWWEASCKKNKSNPCKGAPTALTIDSSSGIKVKGLTIQHSQQIHFTISRCNSVRIYGVKVSSPDDSPNTDGIHISESTNVIIQDSKIGAGDDCISIVNASSNIKMKRIFCGPGHGISIGSLGKDNSTGIVTKVILDTAVIKDTTNGVRIKTWQGGSGYVRGVRFQNVKMENASNPIIIDQFYCDSPTTCQNQTSAVEISEIMYQNISGTTRSAKAIQFACSDTVPCSSLVLSNVDLEKQDGTVETYCHSAQGFGYGVVHPSADCLNSSDNTSEVITEPITVEEEEDTHHTEL; encoded by the exons ATGGACAAATTCTTCTTGGTTTCCTTATTCTGTTTGCTGATAGCGGCTCATGGAGTCACAGGAACCCTGACATGTGACAACATTGCCATGCTTGATGAACTTGCAAATATGGATACAGAAGAAAATGAGATAGAGCTCTCTGACATTCCTTCATGGACAAGTGAGCGTGGTGGAAAGGTTCTTGTGAATGTTGATAGCTTTGGTGCTGCTGGAGATGGAGAATCTGATGATACTGAG GCTTTCCGAAAAGCATGGAATGTTTCTTGCTCTACACCAAATTCTGTGTTCTTAGTTCCCCAAGGACGCCGCTACCTTGTCAATGCAACAAAATTCATAGGGCCTTGTAAAGGCACTCTAATCATCCAG ATTGATGGAACAATAGTAGCACCAGATGAGCCTAAGAACTGGGATTCAAAATTAGCACGCGTTTGGCTTGATTTTTCAAAATTGGAGAAAGCTGTTTTCCAAGGTGCTGGAGTTATTGATGGCTCAGGCAAAAAATGGTGGGAAGCATCTTGCAAGAAGAACAAATCTAAT CCTTGCAAAGGTGCACCAACA GCATTGACCATTGATTCAAGCTCAGGTATAAAGGTGAAAGGACTAACTATACAGCATAGCCAACAGATTCATTTTACCATATCAAGGTGTAATTCTGTTAGGATTTATGGTGTCAAAGTGTCATCACCAGATGACAGCCCAAACACCGACGGAATTCATATTAGTGAATCAACTAATGTCATAATCCAAGACAGCAAAATTGGAGCAG GTGATGATTGCATATCAATTGTGAATGCCAGTTCCAatatcaaaatgaaaagaattttttGTGGACCAGGACATGGAATTAG CATTGGGAGCCTTGGGAAAGACAATTCAACTGGCATAGTGACAAAAGTGATTTTAGATACAGCAGTTATTAAGGATACTACAAATGGTGTCAGGATTAAGACTTGGCAG GGGGGTTCTGGGTATGTTCGTGGAGTACGCTTTCAGAATGTGAAGATGGAAAATGCCTCAAACCCCATTATTATTGATCAATTTTACTGTGATTCACCAACTACTTGTCAAAACCAG ACATCAGCTGTGGAGATAAGCGAGATCATGTATCAGAACATTAGTGGGACAACAAGGAGTGCCAAGGCCATTCAATTTGCATGCAGTGACACAGTTCCATGCAGCAGCTTGGTTCTCAGCAATGTGGACTTGGAGAAGCAAGACGGCACTGTCGAAACTTACTGTCACTCCGCTCAAGGCTTCGGCTATGGTGTTGTGCACCCTTCTGCCGATTGCCTCAATTCCAGCGACAACACTTCGGAAGTTATTACAGAACCAATCACAGTCGAAGAGGAGGAGGATACTCATCACACTGAACTATAA
- the LOC112791784 gene encoding polygalacturonase At1g48100 isoform X2 codes for MIGGFSLKSFTYIFVIAILIWCSNFESCIARRGRHWRHNNNRAFSSSLMKKKVKNYGNHNNNGGGSNSKPKPKSPSSPKSTPPPYKITPSLPPRIPNPDYPPSPPTKGYNNGGSSSTTFNVLDFGAKGDGNCDDTKAFEAAWAAACKVEASTMVVPADYTFYVGPISFSGPYCKPNIVFQLDGTIVAPTNSKVWGGGMFQWLEFSKLVGITIQGNGVIDGRGSVWWKDQPYDDPIDDEEKLIVPLNHTMGKPPPMPVESELGVKMPGIKPTALRFYGSFYPTVTGITIQNSPQCHLKFDSCNGVLVHDVTISSPGDSPNTDGIHLQNSKDVLIYSSNLGCGDDCISIQTGCSNVYVHNVNCGPGHGISIGGLGKDNTRACVSNITVRDVNMHNTMNGVRIKTWQGGSGSVQGVQFSNIQVSEVQLPIVIDQFYCDKKSCSNQTAAVALAGINYEEIKGTYTVKPVHFACSDSLPCVDVSLTSIELKPVQEQYHLYDPFCWQTYGELKTPTLPPISCLQIGKPPNNRIQTDRDLC; via the exons ATGATAGGTGGCTTTAGCTTAAAGAGCTTCACATACATTTTTGTAATTGCAATTCTTATTTGGTGTTCAAATTTTGAGTCATGCATTGCAAGGAGAGGGAGGCATTGGAGGCATAACAATAATAgagctttctcttcttctcttatgAAGAAAAAAGTCAAGAATTAtggtaatcataataataatggtggaggctcaaactcaaaaccaaaaccaaagtcTCCATCATCACCAAAGTCTACTCCACCACCATATAAAATCACTCCTTCATTACCACCACGAATTCCCAACCCAGATTACCCTCCAAGTCCTCCAACAAAAGGTTACAACAATGGTGGCTCTTCTTCTACCACATTTAATGTGCTAGATTTTGGAGCTAAGGGTGATGGAAATTGTGATGATACCAAG GCATTCGAAGCTGCGTGGGCAGCAGCATGTAAGGTAGAGGCATCAACCATGGTGGTACCAGCAGATTACACCTTCTACGTGGGGCCCATCTCATTCTCGGGCCCATACTGCAAGCCCAACATCGTTTTCCAG CTTGATGGCACCATTGTTGCTCCAACAAACTCCAAAGTTTGGGGTGGAGGAATGTTCCAGTGGCTGGAATTCTCAAAGCTAGTGGGAATCACCATTCAAGGAAATGGTGTCATTGATGGAAGAGGCTCAGTTTGGTGGAAAGACCAACCATATGATGACCCTATAGATGATGAAGAAAAGCTCATAGTCCCATTGAACCACACAATGGGGAAGCCACCACCAATGCCA GTTGAAAGTGAGCTTGGAGTAAAGATGCCAGGCATCAAGCCAACT GCATTAAGGTTCTACGGGAGTTTTTACCCAACTGTCACAGGCATAACTATTCAGAATAGTCCACAATGCCATCTCAAGTTTGACAGCTGCAATGGAGTCCTGGTCCATGATGTGACCATATCATCGCCGGGCGATAGCCCCAACACAGATGGAATTCACCTTCAGAACTCTAAAGATGTTCTCATCTATAGCAGCAACCTTGGATGTG GAGATGATTGTATTTCCATACAAACTGGGTGCTCAAATGTATATGTACACAATGTCAATTGTGGACCAGGACATGGAATCAGCATTGGGGGCCTAGGAAAGGATAACACCAGAGCCTGTGTCTCAAACATTACTGTCAGAGATGTCAACATGCACAACACAATGAATGGTGTCAGAATCAAAACATGGCag GGTGGATCAGGTTCTGTGCAAGGAGTACAATTCTCAAACATTCAAGTTTCCGAAGTTCAGCTCCCTATTGTGATCGATCAATTCTACTGCGATAAAAAATCCTGCTCGAACCAAACAGCCGCTGTGGCGCTAGCAGGAATCAATTATGAAGAGATAAAGGGAACATACACAGTTAAGCCAGTACACTTTGCATGTAGTGATAGCCTGCCTTGCGTTGATGTTTCTTTGACCTCAATCGAGTTAAAACCAGTTCAAGAACAATACCACCTGTATGATCCATTCTGCTGGCAAACTTATGGTGAATTAAAAACTCCGACACTGCCACCAATTTCTTGCCTTCAGATTGGGAAGCCGCCGAACAATCGGATTCAGACAGATCGTGATTTATGTTGA
- the LOC112791785 gene encoding 1,4-dihydroxy-2-naphthoyl-CoA synthase, peroxisomal isoform X1, with translation MAEKKNLLVLNTVIRRLTSIVNHLGASSQSDRPSLHPHNQLQLGLCDSSTSRNDSYERVHGDVPSHDVVWRVIASDADSDKEFTDIIYEKAVGEGIAKISINRPERRNAFRPNTVKELIRAFNDARHDSSIGVVILTGKGTKAFCSGGDQALRTADGYSDNEDIGSLNVLDLQAVIRRLPKPVIAMVAGYAVGGGHILHMVCDLTIAADNAIFGQTGPKVGSFDAGYGSSIMSRLVGPKKAREIWFLTRFYTADEAEKMGLVNTVVPLENLEKETIKWCREILRNSPTALRILKSALNAVDDGHAGLQEMAGNATLIFYGTEEAIEGRTAFMQRRRPDFSKFHRRP, from the exons ATGGCAGAGAAGAAGAACCTGCTTGTACTTAACACCGTGATCAGGAGACTCACCTCCATAGTCAACCACCTTGGTGCCTCTTCTCAATCTGATCGCCCTTCTCTTCATCCCCACAATCAACTCCAACTTGGCCTCTGTGACTCTTCAACTTCCCGGAATGATAGCTACGAACGTGTTCACGGTGATGTTCCCTCCCACGACGTCGTTTGGAGGGTCATAGCTTCCGATGCTGACTCCGACAAGGAGTTCACTGACATCATCTACGAGAAGGCTGTTGGGGAAGGCATAGCCAAG ATTAGTATTAATAGGCCTGAGAGAAGGAATGCCTTTCGACCCAATACAGTTAAGGAACTTATTCGTGCTTTCAATGATGCCAGGCATGATAGCTCTATTGGGGTTGTCATTCTTACTGGCAAG GGGACCAAGGCATTTTGTAGTGGTGGTGACCAAGCTTTGAGGACAGCAGATGGTTATTCTGATAATGAAGATATTGGTAGCCTTAATGTGTTGGACTTGCAG GCAGTGATTCGCCGCCTTCCAAAACCAGTAATCGCAATG GTAGCAGGTTATGCTGTTGGAGGAGGACATATATTGCACATGGTCTGCGATCTAACTATTGCAGCCGATAATGCCATCTTTGGCCAAACTGGTCCTAAG GTGGGAAGCTTTGATGCTGGTTATGGAAGTTCCATCATGTCCAGATTG GTAGGTCCAAAAAAAGCACGTGAAATATGGTTTCTCACTAGATTCTATACAGCTGATGAAGCAGAGAAAATGGGCCTTGTTAATACTGTTGTGCCA CTTGAGAATCTAGAAAAAGAAACGATAAAATGGTGTCGGGAGATACTCAGGAACAGCCCAACTGCACTTCGAATTCTCAAGTCAGCGCTTAATGCAGTGGACGATGGGCATGCTGGACTTCAG GAAATGGCTGGAAATGCAACCCTGATATTTTATGGCACTGAAGAAGCTATTGAGGGAAGGACTGCATTTATGCAACGCAGACGCCCTGATTTTTCCAAGTTTCATCGGCGACCTTGA